From a single Calothrix sp. NIES-2098 genomic region:
- a CDS encoding N-acylglucosamine-6-phosphate 2-epimerase → MPNLIATFNKGLIVSCQAPVDSPLHQPLVIAAMAQAAENNGAMGVRIDTPNHISAVRASVKVPIIGLWKQVIAGFDVYITPQFHHAQAVAQAGADIIAIDATTRSRPGNENLAEIIAQIHQELNKPVMADIDTIEAAKAAADAGADIVGTTLFGYTASTKHLQPPGWELLSQMVEQLNIPVICEGGIASPQMARKALDLGADAVVVGTAITGIDIQVRAYKSALSSEEL, encoded by the coding sequence ATGCCCAATTTAATTGCAACCTTTAACAAAGGACTAATTGTATCTTGTCAAGCACCTGTTGATTCTCCACTACATCAACCGCTAGTAATTGCCGCAATGGCACAAGCTGCTGAAAACAACGGTGCTATGGGCGTGCGCATAGATACTCCAAATCATATCAGCGCGGTGCGTGCCAGTGTGAAAGTGCCAATTATTGGGCTATGGAAGCAAGTAATCGCTGGCTTTGATGTCTACATTACACCCCAGTTTCACCATGCTCAGGCTGTGGCGCAAGCAGGCGCAGACATTATCGCCATTGATGCAACAACGAGAAGCCGTCCGGGTAATGAAAATTTAGCAGAGATAATTGCCCAAATTCATCAGGAATTAAATAAGCCAGTGATGGCAGATATCGATACAATTGAGGCGGCAAAAGCAGCAGCAGACGCTGGAGCAGATATTGTGGGAACAACTCTTTTTGGTTACACTGCCTCAACCAAACATCTTCAACCTCCTGGTTGGGAACTCCTGAGCCAGATGGTAGAACAGCTAAATATTCCCGTAATTTGTGAAGGTGGAATTGCTTCACCCCAAATGGCTCGTAAAGCTTTAGATTTGGGAGCTGATGCTGTTGTTGTTGGCACTGCAATCACTGGTATTGACATCCAAGTCAGAGCCTATAAATCAGCGCTGAGTTCAGAAGAATTATGA
- a CDS encoding acetate kinase, with translation MKILVLNAGSSSQKSCLYDINDDALPKQAPQPLWEGKVNWTQDRGVAEIQVKTATGEVLQESIYADSRQAHVTYMLYTLTRGATKVIGQLSEIDVVGHRVVHGGQNYRNSTVITEDVKKAIAQLATLAPAHNPAAVEGMEAIEKSLGSVKQVAVFDTGFHATIPDAAAVYPGPYEWVEQGIRRYGFHGISHQYCAQRAADILGKDLASLRLITCHLGNGCSLAAIKNGRSVDTTMGFTPLDGVMMGSRSGSVDPGILIYLLRQSNYSAERLDYVLNKASGLRGISGVSSDLPQVMEAIAEGNYRAQLAWDIYVHRLRSGIGSMLASLGGLDALVFTAGVGEKSPGIRQAVSEAFGFLGLKIDPEKNQNNPVDIDIATPESAVRVLAIHTQEDWAIAQQCWQILQK, from the coding sequence ATGAAAATACTTGTACTGAATGCCGGATCTAGTAGTCAAAAAAGTTGTCTGTATGACATAAATGATGATGCTTTACCCAAGCAAGCACCTCAACCGCTGTGGGAAGGCAAAGTCAACTGGACTCAAGATAGAGGCGTAGCAGAAATTCAAGTGAAAACGGCTACAGGTGAAGTGCTGCAAGAATCAATCTATGCAGATTCTCGCCAAGCTCATGTTACCTATATGCTCTACACTCTAACTCGCGGTGCTACTAAAGTAATTGGTCAGCTATCGGAAATTGATGTAGTCGGTCATCGTGTAGTGCATGGCGGACAAAATTACCGCAATAGTACGGTGATTACTGAAGATGTTAAAAAAGCGATCGCTCAATTAGCTACCCTAGCTCCCGCCCATAATCCGGCGGCGGTGGAAGGAATGGAAGCGATTGAAAAAAGCTTGGGTTCAGTCAAGCAGGTGGCGGTATTTGATACCGGATTTCATGCCACTATCCCCGATGCAGCTGCAGTTTACCCCGGCCCTTATGAATGGGTGGAACAAGGTATCCGTCGCTATGGGTTTCATGGCATCAGTCACCAATACTGCGCTCAACGTGCTGCTGATATCCTCGGCAAAGATTTAGCATCCTTGCGATTAATTACTTGTCATTTAGGTAATGGTTGCTCTTTAGCTGCAATTAAAAACGGTCGCAGCGTTGATACTACTATGGGCTTCACTCCCTTAGATGGTGTGATGATGGGCAGTCGTTCTGGTTCAGTAGATCCGGGAATTCTGATTTACCTATTACGACAATCTAATTATTCTGCTGAAAGGCTGGATTATGTTCTGAATAAAGCTTCTGGCTTACGTGGTATTTCTGGAGTATCCAGCGATTTACCGCAAGTCATGGAAGCGATCGCCGAAGGTAATTATCGTGCCCAACTTGCTTGGGATATCTACGTACATCGCTTGCGTTCTGGGATTGGTTCGATGCTTGCCAGTTTGGGGGGACTAGATGCTTTAGTATTTACCGCAGGTGTGGGTGAAAAATCCCCCGGAATTCGCCAAGCTGTCTCAGAAGCCTTTGGTTTCCTAGGGTTGAAAATCGACCCAGAGAAGAATCAAAACAACCCTGTCGATATTGATATTGCCACCCCAGAATCAGCAGTGCGGGTATTGGCGATTCATACTCAGGAAGATTGGGCGATCGCTCAACAATGTTGGCAAATTTTGCAAAAGTAA
- a CDS encoding aminotransferase class IV: MRVYENSLDSRLTHWLLHCDRLQLSLKTFGWEQPDWQWVREGAEILLTRFPILRITLFPDGREWITGRSLPEDLTEKQTNGIVCAVASVELSRSLPSHKTGNYLSAWLAKTNSQKLNAQEAILVDGAGNWLETSTGNLWGWQDGCWWTPPLAVGILPGIMRSQLVQWLQSQQQQVKEEPWTVDLVKQFEAIAYSNSVVEIVPIHTVKQPAGSLEYNPHHPKYEIIRSFFSMTTSPIWYTLR, translated from the coding sequence ATGCGGGTTTATGAGAACTCGCTCGATAGTAGGTTAACTCACTGGCTGTTGCATTGCGATCGCTTGCAATTATCACTCAAAACTTTTGGCTGGGAACAACCAGATTGGCAGTGGGTACGTGAAGGTGCAGAAATTCTTCTTACCCGCTTCCCAATTCTCAGAATTACCCTGTTTCCCGATGGTAGGGAGTGGATAACGGGTAGGTCGTTACCAGAGGATTTGACCGAAAAACAAACAAATGGTATCGTTTGCGCCGTTGCTAGTGTGGAATTATCTCGCAGTCTCCCTTCTCATAAAACTGGGAACTACCTGAGTGCTTGGTTAGCCAAGACTAATAGCCAAAAGCTAAATGCTCAAGAAGCGATTTTAGTAGATGGGGCAGGAAATTGGCTAGAAACCAGTACAGGCAACCTTTGGGGATGGCAAGATGGCTGTTGGTGGACGCCGCCTCTAGCTGTGGGGATTTTGCCCGGAATTATGCGATCGCAACTTGTTCAATGGCTGCAATCCCAGCAGCAACAAGTGAAAGAAGAACCTTGGACAGTGGATTTAGTGAAACAATTTGAAGCGATCGCTTATAGCAACAGTGTAGTGGAAATCGTCCCGATTCATACCGTTAAGCAGCCCGCAGGATCGTTAGAATATAATCCTCACCATCCTAAATATGAAATAATCCGGAGTTTTTTTAGCATGACAACGTCACCAATTTGGTATACGTTAAGATAA
- the ftsH_2 gene encoding cell division protein FtsH: MNKRWRNAGLYALLFIVVIALGTAFFDKQPQSREPLRYSQFIQEVEKGRIDKVSLSADRSTALVTSRDGNKKVVTLVNDPDLINTLTAKGVDISVLPQTDEGFWFKALSSLFFPVLLLVGLFFLLRRAQSGPGSQAMNFGKSRARVQMEPQTQVTFGDVAGIDQAKLELNEVVDFLKNADRFTAVGAKIPKGVLLVGPPGTGKTLLARAVAGEAGVPFFSISGSEFVEMFVGVGASRVRDLFEQAKSNAPCIVFIDEIDAVGRQRGAGLGGGNDEREQTLNQLLTEMDGFEGNTGIIIIAATNRPDVLDAALLRPGRFDRQVVVDRPDYAGRSEILKVHARGKTLAKDVDLDKIARRTPGFTGADLSNLLNEAAILAARRNLTEISMDEINDAIDRVLAGPEKKDRVMSEKRKTLVAYHEAGHALVGALMPDYDPVQKISIIPRGRAGGLTWFTPSEDRMDTGLYSRAYLENQMAVALGGRLAEELIFGEEEVTTGASNDLQQVARVARQMVTRFGMSDKLGPVALGRQQGNMFLGRDIMSERDFSEETAAAIDEEVRKLVDVAYTRAKEVLVNNRHILDEIAQMLVDKETVDADELQEILANNDVKTAAFA, encoded by the coding sequence GTGAATAAAAGATGGAGAAATGCGGGGCTGTACGCGCTGCTTTTTATAGTTGTCATAGCTTTAGGTACAGCATTCTTTGACAAGCAGCCTCAAAGCAGAGAACCATTACGCTACAGCCAGTTTATTCAAGAAGTTGAAAAAGGCAGAATAGATAAAGTCAGTTTAAGTGCAGACCGTTCTACAGCTTTGGTGACATCCAGAGACGGTAACAAAAAGGTAGTGACCTTAGTCAATGACCCTGACTTAATTAATACTCTTACTGCAAAAGGCGTTGATATTTCCGTATTGCCGCAAACCGATGAAGGATTTTGGTTTAAGGCACTTAGCAGCTTATTTTTCCCAGTATTACTTCTAGTTGGCTTATTCTTTTTGCTACGCCGCGCCCAAAGCGGCCCTGGTAGCCAAGCAATGAACTTTGGTAAATCCAGAGCCAGAGTGCAAATGGAACCACAAACCCAAGTAACATTCGGTGATGTTGCTGGTATTGACCAAGCCAAGCTGGAACTAAACGAAGTTGTAGACTTTCTCAAAAACGCCGATCGCTTTACCGCAGTTGGTGCCAAGATTCCCAAAGGTGTACTGCTAGTTGGCCCTCCAGGTACAGGTAAAACCCTTCTCGCTCGTGCTGTTGCTGGTGAAGCAGGCGTACCTTTCTTCTCTATCTCCGGTTCTGAGTTTGTGGAAATGTTTGTGGGTGTTGGTGCTTCCCGCGTCCGTGACTTATTCGAGCAAGCTAAATCTAACGCTCCTTGTATCGTCTTCATTGATGAAATTGACGCTGTAGGTCGTCAACGGGGTGCAGGTTTAGGTGGTGGTAACGACGAACGCGAACAAACCCTCAACCAGCTGCTCACAGAAATGGACGGCTTTGAAGGTAACACCGGTATCATCATTATTGCTGCTACCAACCGTCCCGACGTACTAGACGCAGCGTTGTTACGTCCCGGTCGTTTCGACCGTCAAGTTGTCGTAGACCGTCCCGACTATGCTGGACGCAGTGAAATCCTCAAAGTTCACGCCCGTGGTAAGACCTTAGCCAAGGATGTAGACTTAGATAAAATCGCTCGTCGTACCCCTGGTTTTACCGGTGCAGATTTATCCAACCTGTTAAACGAAGCCGCAATTTTGGCAGCACGGCGGAATTTAACCGAAATTTCAATGGATGAAATCAACGATGCGATCGATCGCGTATTAGCTGGCCCAGAGAAGAAAGACCGGGTAATGAGCGAAAAGCGCAAAACCTTAGTCGCATATCACGAAGCCGGTCACGCCTTAGTTGGTGCGTTGATGCCCGACTATGATCCAGTACAAAAGATTAGCATTATTCCTCGCGGTCGTGCTGGTGGTTTAACCTGGTTTACTCCTAGCGAAGACCGGATGGATACTGGCTTGTACAGCCGCGCTTATCTAGAAAATCAGATGGCGGTGGCTTTAGGCGGTCGGTTGGCTGAAGAACTAATCTTTGGTGAAGAAGAAGTTACCACAGGTGCTTCTAACGACCTACAACAAGTCGCACGTGTTGCTCGTCAGATGGTGACACGCTTTGGTATGAGTGATAAACTCGGGCCTGTAGCCCTTGGTCGCCAGCAAGGCAATATGTTCCTCGGTCGCGATATCATGTCAGAGCGCGATTTCTCTGAAGAAACTGCTGCCGCGATTGATGAAGAAGTTCGCAAACTCGTAGATGTAGCTTACACTCGCGCTAAAGAAGTGCTAGTGAATAACCGTCACATTTTAGATGAAATCGCGCAAATGCTGGTTGATAAAGAAACCGTAGATGCCGATGAACTGCAAGAAATTTTGGCAAATAATGATGTGAAAACTGCCGCTTTTGCATAA
- a CDS encoding PBS lyase HEAT-like repeat protein: MSALTESLQRILKWLKLNYPKVSSFHYAGLTNEQIEELTKDLPFRLTKEVYELYQWSNGTLHGDGFFPFLVFYSLQESLDFYYCTVKYETDDNLLMSPRNSLIIFSWYKSFFYIVCDNQEKESSPIWLVHMGAEPVICYTSLTNLMLMIAECYETGAYYINQEGFLEEDRAKSASIFCKYNPGIKNGMMEKSYYDNKHK; the protein is encoded by the coding sequence ATGTCAGCACTTACAGAATCTTTACAAAGAATTTTGAAATGGTTAAAACTGAACTACCCAAAAGTTTCTTCATTTCACTATGCTGGATTGACAAATGAACAGATTGAAGAGCTAACTAAAGATTTACCTTTCAGGCTGACCAAAGAAGTTTATGAGCTTTATCAGTGGAGTAACGGAACTTTGCATGGTGATGGTTTTTTCCCTTTTTTAGTTTTCTACTCTTTACAGGAATCTTTGGATTTTTACTATTGCACTGTCAAGTATGAAACAGATGATAATCTTCTTATGAGTCCCCGTAACAGCTTGATTATCTTCAGTTGGTATAAATCATTTTTTTATATAGTTTGCGATAACCAAGAAAAAGAATCTTCTCCTATTTGGTTAGTGCATATGGGTGCTGAACCTGTAATATGCTATACAAGCTTAACAAATTTAATGTTAATGATTGCTGAATGCTATGAAACAGGTGCTTACTACATCAATCAAGAAGGGTTTTTAGAAGAAGATAGAGCAAAATCAGCTTCAATTTTTTGTAAATACAATCCTGGTATTAAAAACGGCATGATGGAGAAGAGTTACTATGACAACAAGCATAAATAG
- a CDS encoding glutaredoxin: MTPELKEKIDNLVQQNKILVFMKGTKLMPQCGFSNNVVQILNTLGVPFETVDVLSDSEIRQGIKEYSNWPTIPQVFIDGEFIGGSDILIELYQKGELQQLVEVALAS, encoded by the coding sequence ATGACGCCAGAACTCAAAGAGAAAATTGACAACTTAGTACAACAAAACAAGATTTTGGTTTTCATGAAGGGAACCAAGTTGATGCCTCAATGTGGTTTCTCCAACAACGTTGTCCAAATTCTGAATACGTTAGGGGTTCCCTTCGAGACTGTTGATGTTCTTTCAGACTCCGAAATTCGTCAAGGAATTAAAGAATATTCCAACTGGCCAACAATTCCCCAAGTATTTATTGATGGGGAATTTATTGGTGGTTCAGATATCTTAATTGAACTGTATCAGAAAGGCGAATTACAACAATTAGTAGAAGTAGCACTTGCTTCTTGA
- a CDS encoding BolA family protein, protein MISPQQVEEMIKAELPDAVVQVQDLTGGGDHYQVTVVSSQFADKRLVQQHQLVYGALRQAMSTEAIHALAVKTYTPEAWQATAAS, encoded by the coding sequence ATGATTAGTCCGCAGCAGGTTGAGGAAATGATCAAAGCGGAACTGCCAGACGCCGTGGTTCAGGTGCAAGATTTGACTGGTGGTGGAGACCACTATCAAGTGACAGTAGTTTCATCGCAGTTTGCAGACAAGAGACTGGTGCAACAACACCAGTTAGTGTACGGTGCGTTGCGGCAAGCTATGTCAACTGAAGCGATTCATGCTCTGGCAGTAAAAACTTATACTCCCGAAGCTTGGCAAGCAACAGCCGCTTCTTAG